One segment of Acidobacteriota bacterium DNA contains the following:
- a CDS encoding radical SAM protein, with the protein MSRTDLLVIAPGNGRLIYQELAQEYAAIEPPIWAGMLANSARHAGYEVAIVDQEAQGFSAEKVAAEAATHDPRLIAIVVYGQQPSASTQTMTAAGEVAAALRRAGADAPVVLLGGHPSALPERSLLETEVDAVCQGEGPHTLRALLALDDPADRRRWHEVPGLWYRSDGGVSSNPRAPLIPAEELPELLPGVAWDLLPMERYRAHNWHCFGHLDRRTPYGSIYTSLGCPYRCAFCCINAPFGKSSFRYWPPEFTVAQIKRLRAEYGVRNLKIADEMFVLNERHYLAICEGIVREGIDDLNIWAYARVDTVKSEPLALMRRAGVRWLCLGIESASRFVRDGVRKGKFGREQIFDTVKRIRDAGIYVIGNYIFGLPDDTFDSMQETLDVAMELNCEMANFYCATAYPGSALYERAVKEGWPLPEEWHHYSQHSRWSKPLPTETLSGEQVLAFRDWAWQVYFTNPRYLEMVRRTFGIVTVRHIRKLTAIRLEREHLWTPEGEETPRVEQIA; encoded by the coding sequence ATGTCCCGTACTGACCTGCTGGTGATCGCGCCCGGCAACGGGCGGCTGATCTATCAGGAACTGGCCCAGGAGTACGCGGCGATCGAGCCGCCGATCTGGGCCGGGATGCTCGCCAACTCCGCGCGGCACGCCGGCTACGAGGTGGCGATCGTCGATCAGGAGGCGCAGGGGTTCTCGGCCGAGAAGGTCGCCGCCGAGGCGGCCACGCACGATCCGCGGCTGATCGCGATCGTCGTCTACGGCCAGCAGCCCTCCGCGTCGACGCAGACGATGACGGCCGCGGGCGAGGTCGCGGCGGCGCTGCGGCGGGCCGGAGCCGACGCGCCGGTCGTGCTGTTGGGTGGCCATCCCTCGGCGCTCCCGGAGCGCAGCTTGCTCGAGACCGAGGTCGACGCGGTGTGCCAGGGGGAAGGGCCGCACACGCTGCGGGCCCTGCTCGCGCTCGACGATCCGGCCGACCGCCGCCGCTGGCACGAGGTGCCGGGGCTCTGGTACCGCTCCGACGGGGGCGTGAGCTCGAATCCCCGCGCACCGCTGATCCCGGCGGAGGAGCTTCCGGAGCTGCTTCCCGGCGTCGCCTGGGACCTGCTGCCGATGGAGCGCTACCGGGCGCACAACTGGCACTGCTTCGGGCACCTCGACCGGCGCACGCCGTACGGCTCGATCTACACCAGCCTCGGCTGTCCCTACCGCTGCGCCTTCTGCTGTATCAACGCGCCGTTCGGCAAGTCGTCATTCCGCTACTGGCCGCCCGAGTTCACCGTCGCGCAGATCAAGCGGCTGCGCGCGGAGTACGGCGTGCGCAACCTCAAGATCGCGGACGAGATGTTCGTGCTCAACGAGAGGCACTACCTCGCGATCTGCGAGGGGATCGTCCGCGAGGGGATCGACGACCTCAACATCTGGGCCTACGCGCGCGTCGACACGGTCAAGAGCGAGCCGCTGGCGCTGATGCGCCGGGCCGGCGTTCGCTGGCTCTGCCTCGGCATCGAGTCGGCGAGCCGCTTCGTCCGCGACGGCGTGCGCAAGGGGAAGTTCGGCCGCGAGCAGATCTTCGACACCGTGAAGCGGATCCGCGACGCCGGCATCTACGTCATCGGCAACTACATCTTCGGCCTGCCGGACGACACGTTCGACTCGATGCAGGAGACGCTCGACGTCGCGATGGAGCTGAACTGCGAGATGGCGAACTTCTACTGCGCCACCGCCTATCCCGGCTCGGCGCTCTACGAGCGGGCCGTCAAAGAGGGCTGGCCGCTGCCGGAGGAGTGGCACCACTACTCGCAGCACTCGCGCTGGTCGAAGCCGCTCCCGACCGAGACGCTCAGCGGCGAGCAGGTGCTCGCCTTCCGCGACTGGGCCTGGCAGGTCTACTTCACCAACCCGCGCTACCTCGAGATGGTCCGCCGCACGTTCGGGATCGTGACGGTGCGGCACATCCGGAAGCTGACCGCGATCCGCCTGGAGCGCGAGCACCTCTGGACGCCGGAGGGAGAGGAGACGCCCCGTGTCGAACAGATCGCTTGA
- a CDS encoding transketolase has protein sequence MAVNAKSGHVTSAFSQTELLVALYHGGILRVRPDEPDWPDRDRFILSKGQGGIGLYPVLADLGFFPREELELFTQRGSQLGVHCEWHVPGIETVSGSLGHGLPVATGMAEAARRDGKRHLVVLITGDAELYEGSNWEAAIVAGARRYDNLVLIVDRNGQGVLGHTDPRDDAYLDWSSDGPALEPLAAKFAACGWETNEIDGHDFGAIFGALDGIRERKGRGPLAVVARTVKGKGVPFLENERRWHYRVPEGEELEIARRALA, from the coding sequence ATGGCGGTGAACGCGAAGAGCGGCCACGTCACGTCGGCCTTCTCGCAGACGGAGCTCTTGGTCGCGCTCTACCACGGGGGGATCCTGCGCGTGCGGCCGGACGAGCCGGACTGGCCCGACCGCGACCGCTTCATCCTCAGCAAGGGGCAGGGGGGCATCGGCCTCTACCCGGTGCTGGCCGATCTCGGCTTCTTCCCGAGAGAGGAGCTGGAGCTGTTCACCCAGCGCGGGAGCCAGCTCGGGGTGCACTGCGAGTGGCACGTGCCGGGGATCGAGACCGTCTCCGGCTCGCTGGGTCACGGGCTGCCGGTGGCGACCGGGATGGCGGAGGCGGCGCGCCGGGACGGCAAGCGCCACCTCGTCGTGCTGATCACGGGCGACGCCGAGCTGTACGAGGGCTCGAACTGGGAGGCGGCGATCGTCGCCGGCGCGCGCCGCTACGACAACCTGGTGCTGATCGTCGATCGCAACGGCCAGGGCGTGCTCGGCCACACCGACCCGCGCGACGATGCCTACCTCGACTGGAGCAGCGACGGGCCGGCGCTCGAGCCGCTGGCGGCGAAGTTCGCCGCGTGCGGCTGGGAGACGAACGAGATCGACGGCCACGACTTCGGCGCGATCTTCGGCGCCCTGGACGGCATCCGCGAGCGGAAGGGGCGCGGCCCGCTCGCCGTCGTGGCGCGGACCGTGAAGGGGAAGGGCGTGCCGTTCCTGGAGAACGAGCGCCGCTGGCACTACAGGGTGCCGGAAGGCGAGGAGCTGGAGATCGCGCGCCGGGCGCTCGCCTGA